Part of the Legionella cardiaca genome, AGGTTAATTGCGTTACATGGCCACCATCATCCTGCACAGCGATGTTAAAACTTTTGTCTTCGCGATGTAGCATGACAATATGTTTCTGATCAGGAGTATAAGACGCCCGAGCATTATAGTTGCCTTCGTAGGTCATTCTGCTGATACCGCCATCAGCTAATGATAAACGATAAACCTGGGGCGCACCGCCACGGCCAGAAGTAAAGAGTAAAGAACGCCCATCAGGTGAATAACGTGGCTCTGTGTCAATCGCATCACCAAAAGTTAATTGCTTCATACTGCCACTACTTAAATCAACAGTATAAATTTTGGGTGAGCCACCTTTTGATAATACAACCGCTAATTGGCGCCCATCAGCAGACCAGGCAGGTGCGCCATTAATTCCGGTAAAATCAGTTACCAGTCGACGTCGACCAGTGGCAACATCTACAGTAAAGATTTGTGCCTTTTTCTTCTCAAAAGAAACATACGCAATTTGACTGCCGTCTGGTGACCACGAGGGTGACATGATTGGTTCGGATGAAACAAGTAAACTTTGAGGATTATAGCCATCAACGTCCGCTACCTCTAAAGAATATCTGGCGTTCTCGCCACTGCGCTGGACGAGTATATAAGCAATTCGCGTTGAAAAAATGCCGCGTTCACCTGTTAATTTTTGATAAACCTCATCACTAATATGATGCGCTAATGCACGGAGTTCATTTGGACTGATTTGGTAACTTTTGGATAGTAACACTCTGCCTTGAGCTACTGCATCCACTAACTCATAACTCACTTCATAGCGATTGTAGCCAACACGTCTCACATTTGCAGATAAGATGCTATCAGCTCCTGCTTGTCGCCAAGCTGTAATCGATGGTGTTTCAAAGCCTGGTGCAGCAATTATTTTAAATTGCCCTGAAAACTGTAAATCATTATTTACAATCCCGGACATTTGCTGTCCTACTGACTCGGAGCCGAAAGAATTAATACCAATGGGTAGCGCTGAACTAATTCCTTGGGTTAACTCAAGATCCACAGCAAAAAGCGTGGTCGAAAATAATAACAATAGCGGTGTTATTAAACGTTTAATAGACACAATTACCCCCTAACGTTTTCTGGACGTACAGTTAGACTGATATCACGGAATATATCGAAAGTTTCTGGATCGGTAGGCACTGGAAGTGGTGATGCCTTATAAATAGCAGTTTGTGCTGAGCGATCTAAAACAGGATCGCCACTGCTACGTGTTAAAGTAACCTCTAGCACGGCACCATCCGGAGCTAAACGAATCCTAAATTGACTTGATAAGCCATTATTTACATTTTCAGGTAATATCCATTGGCGACCAATTGCATTGACAATCATCGCCTTATACTTATCAACTTCACCTGCAATGTGAGCTCTTTTAGCGGCATCATCTGCTGCTTGCTGCGCTGCGGCTTGGCGATTCTTTTCAGCTTGTTCCGCTCTGGCTTTTTCTGCACGCGCCAATGCTTCTTTAGCTTTTTCTGCCTTTTCTTTCTCTGCACGTGCAAGCTCTTCCTTGGCTTTTTCAGCTTTCTCTTTTTCAGCTTTAATTTTTTCTTCAGCTTGCTTCTTTTTCAATTGCGCAAGTTTTTCCGCCTCTTCTTGCTGTTTTTTCTTAAGCTGTTCCTGTTTTTTCTTCAGCTCTGCAAGTCGCTTGGCCTCCTGTTCCTTTTGTAGCGCTAATTGCTTTAGGCGTTTTTGCTCTTCTTCTATTTGTTTTTTTCGTGCAATGGCCACTTTTTCGGCTTCTTCCTTCAATTTAGCCAAGCGTTGTTGCTCTTGTACACGTGCTTTACGAGCCATTTCTGCTTGGCGTGCTAAAGCTTGTTGCCTGGCTTGTTCCGCTTTTAGTTGTTCATTTCGCTCTTGCTTTAAGCGATTTACAGTTTCCATAACTTCTCGGTTGTCTACACTTACTGCTTTAACAACCTCCTTAGTTTGCTGTGCTTCAATTGGTAAAGCCTGACTAGGCTCATTTTTTGCCATAGTCATCACCGGACGTTGGCTGGTTGATTCAATCAACAATAATAAGGCTAGAGATAGATGGAGAAAAATAGCCACATAAAAAGATTTACGGTAACTTTGATCATTTATCATCCCTGACTCTCCTGTGGTGAATCAGATGAATCAGTTAATAAGCCTACCTGCTCAGCACCAGCCTGTTTTAACAAGCTCATTGCAGCTACTACCTTACCGTAAGCGACACCTTGATCCCCTTTGACCAAAACATTAATGGGTTGATTATTTTGATGTGCTAACTCTAATTCAGCAGCAACACGAACCATCAAAGCTTTTGCTTCAATTGGACTCTCAGGTGCTGCATTAATGTTAAGAAAGTAATCACCTTGCTGATTCACTGAAACAATAATTGGTTCTCGTTCAGTAGGCTTTAATGTTTGACTTGCCGCTTTAGGCAAATCAACAGTAACTCCCTGCGTAAGCATGGGGGCAGTAATCATAAAAATAACTAACAAAACCAACATAACATCAATGTAAGGCACTACGTTTATCTCAGCAATTGGACTACTGGATCTTGCCTTCTTCTTTCTTGACATAACAATTTTATCCTCTTACTGGCGCTGCTGTCTGTTGCTCAATAAGTGAGACTAATTCTTCCTGAAACAAGTCATAGCGATCTAGCAAGTCATTAGCACGTGTTGAATAACGGTTGAAAGCAATAACTGCTGGAATGGCGGTAAATAAGCCTAGTGCTGTGGCAACTAAGGCTTCTGAAATTCCTGGTGCAACCATGGCGATTGTTGCTTGCTGAGCATGGCCCAATGCCTGAAAGGAAGTCATAATCCCCCACACGGTACCAAATAAACCGACATAAGGGGCGATAGAACCCACTGAAGCAAAAAAGGGAAGATGTTGCTCAAGTTGTGTTGCTTCTTTTGCGTGTTTAATCTGCATGGCCCGTTGGATTGGTTCAAGAAGAATGCTTCCCAACTTGCGAGAACGAACATACTCCTTAAAACCTGCATGAAAAATTGCGGCTAACCCTTGTCTACTATCAACATTACTGTCAATATCTGCATATAATTTACTTAAGTCGCTACTAGCCCAAAAGCGTCTTGAGAATGCATCACATTCTTGTTTTTTTTGCTTAAAGTACCATGCCCTTTGCAAAATAAGAGTCCATGATATGATGGATGCAGCAAGCAAAATTAACATCACAGTCTTAACAACCAAACCGGCCTGCATAAAATAACCCAATACACTAGCATGGCTACCCACGTTTTTTCCTCCAAAATGTCAACAACATTTAATCAATTATTCAAATAAATTCTCTGGTATACGTCTAGGCTTCATAGCCCCATCCACACACACCACTTTTACCATAGCATCACACAGTAATTTATTATCCTGACTATAGATACATTGTTCAAAAACCAAACTGCAAGTTTTTTTGCTCTCTATTCTTGACACAACAGTCAACAAATCATCCAAGCGTGCTGGCAATAAATAACGCAGTTTTACATCATGAATTGCAAAGTGGCAATCATACGTTGCAAGTGTGGTTAAAGACAAGCCAGCACTGCGAATCATTTCAGTTCTTGCTCGCTCAAAAAAGCGCAAATAATTCGCATGGTAGACAATTCCCATGTGATCAACGTCTTCAGCATAAACACGAATATCTAAACGATTTAAATCAAGCCATGACATATTTATTCCTGCTCAACCATCGGAATTCCAAAATGTTGATAGGCCAATTGCGAAGCGATTCGACCGCGTGGTGTTCGCATTAAAAAGCCTTGCTGAATTAAATAGGGCTCAAGAACATCTTCAATGGTACCTTTTTCTTCTCCTATCGCCGCAGCAATACTATCAACCCCTACGGGTCCGCCGGCAAAACGCTCGATAACCGCCAACATTAATTTCCTATCCATCATGTCAAAACCATGTTGATCAACATCTAACATTTCTAAAGCACGCTTTGCGATATCCAATGTGATAATACCTTTTCCCTTAACTTCAGCATAATCTCTAACACGACGTAAAAGTCGATTAGCAATTCTTGGTGTACCGCGTGAACGCATGGCTATTTCTCTAGCGCCTTTATCCTCAGCTTTTACACCCAGCAGTTTTGCTGATCTGGAAACAATGTGACACAAAGCATCAATCGAGTAAAATTCAAGTCGTTGGACAATACCAAATCGATCACGCAGTGGCGAAGTAAGCAAACCAGCTCTCGTTGTGGCACCTACTAAAGTAAAAGGGGGTAATTCTAACTTAATTGAACGGGCAGCAGGTCCCTCACCTATCATAATATCGAGTTTATAATCCTCCATCGCCGGATAGAGAATTTCTTCGATGACAGGACTCAAACGATGAATTTCATCAATAAATAACACATCATTTTCTTGAAGATTCGTGAGAATAGCCGCAATGTCCCCTGCTCGCTCCAATACAGGTCCTGAGGTTTGCCGTAGGTTCACAGCCATTTCGTGAGCAATAATATTGGCAAGAGTTGTTTTTCCAAGACCTGGAGGACCAAAAATAAGCACATGATCAAGCGCATCCCGGCGATTTTTAGCGGCATCAATAAAAATACGCATCTGCGAACAAACTGCATCCTGGCCAATATACTCATCCAGACTCAAAGGTCGAATAGCACGGTCAAATGCTTCTTCCGAGACAGTCGAAGTAGCACTTATCAAACGATCACTTTCAAGCATAAAAGTTTTGGGTTTGCCATAATTCGTGCATTCTAACACAGCTTTTATTGCAAGCTGCATAGTATTCAAAAGGCATATAGCATAAATTTTTAAATTCTTATTTTTAGATAAAATCGATTTGTTCTCTAAGTAAACAACGTGCACGATGAATACGTGAACGCACCGTCCCTATCGGAACGTGAAGACGTTTTGCAATAGCCTTATAACTTAGGCCTTTTATTACATGTAAATGAAAACAGTGCTTAAGCTCTTTCGGCATGCTTAATAAAACTTGATTAATCTTTTCTCGAAGTTGCATACCAACTGCATAAGATTCTGGGGAATGATTTGTGTTTTCAATTCTGGCAAGGTAAATATCTTCACTCATTTGAGCTTTTAATGCTCTGAAATGATTTAAAACTGTATTTTGAGTAATTCGATACAACCAGGTTGTAAAGCTTGATTGCTGTTTAAATGAAGGTAAATAACGAAAAACTTTTAAGCAAACCTCTTGGGCTAAATCATTTACTAATGAAAAATCATCAATCTGAGAATGGATTTGCAAAAATATTTTTGTCCGATGTCTAAGAATTAAATGGTTTACTGCAAGCGAGTCTCCAGCGAGGGCTAAATCAATTAAATGGCAATCCGTTAATTT contains:
- the tolB gene encoding Tol-Pal system beta propeller repeat protein TolB; translated protein: MKRLITPLLLLFSTTLFAVDLELTQGISSALPIGINSFGSESVGQQMSGIVNNDLQFSGQFKIIAAPGFETPSITAWRQAGADSILSANVRRVGYNRYEVSYELVDAVAQGRVLLSKSYQISPNELRALAHHISDEVYQKLTGERGIFSTRIAYILVQRSGENARYSLEVADVDGYNPQSLLVSSEPIMSPSWSPDGSQIAYVSFEKKKAQIFTVDVATGRRRLVTDFTGINGAPAWSADGRQLAVVLSKGGSPKIYTVDLSSGSMKQLTFGDAIDTEPRYSPDGRSLLFTSGRGGAPQVYRLSLADGGISRMTYEGNYNARASYTPDQKHIVMLHREDKSFNIAVQDDGGHVTQLTFAPMDESPSVAPNGRLILYATRYNDQGVLGMVSIDGRVKIRLPAKQGDVQEPAWSPYLG
- a CDS encoding RNA polymerase sigma factor translates to MDCRKLTDCHLIDLALAGDSLAVNHLILRHRTKIFLQIHSQIDDFSLVNDLAQEVCLKVFRYLPSFKQQSSFTTWLYRITQNTVLNHFRALKAQMSEDIYLARIENTNHSPESYAVGMQLREKINQVLLSMPKELKHCFHLHVIKGLSYKAIAKRLHVPIGTVRSRIHRARCLLREQIDFI
- the ruvB gene encoding Holliday junction branch migration DNA helicase RuvB, which gives rise to MLESDRLISATSTVSEEAFDRAIRPLSLDEYIGQDAVCSQMRIFIDAAKNRRDALDHVLIFGPPGLGKTTLANIIAHEMAVNLRQTSGPVLERAGDIAAILTNLQENDVLFIDEIHRLSPVIEEILYPAMEDYKLDIMIGEGPAARSIKLELPPFTLVGATTRAGLLTSPLRDRFGIVQRLEFYSIDALCHIVSRSAKLLGVKAEDKGAREIAMRSRGTPRIANRLLRRVRDYAEVKGKGIITLDIAKRALEMLDVDQHGFDMMDRKLMLAVIERFAGGPVGVDSIAAAIGEEKGTIEDVLEPYLIQQGFLMRTPRGRIASQLAYQHFGIPMVEQE
- the tolR gene encoding protein TolR, whose protein sequence is MSRKKKARSSSPIAEINVVPYIDVMLVLLVIFMITAPMLTQGVTVDLPKAASQTLKPTEREPIIVSVNQQGDYFLNINAAPESPIEAKALMVRVAAELELAHQNNQPINVLVKGDQGVAYGKVVAAMSLLKQAGAEQVGLLTDSSDSPQESQG
- the tolA gene encoding cell envelope integrity protein TolA, giving the protein MINDQSYRKSFYVAIFLHLSLALLLLIESTSQRPVMTMAKNEPSQALPIEAQQTKEVVKAVSVDNREVMETVNRLKQERNEQLKAEQARQQALARQAEMARKARVQEQQRLAKLKEEAEKVAIARKKQIEEEQKRLKQLALQKEQEAKRLAELKKKQEQLKKKQQEEAEKLAQLKKKQAEEKIKAEKEKAEKAKEELARAEKEKAEKAKEALARAEKARAEQAEKNRQAAAQQAADDAAKRAHIAGEVDKYKAMIVNAIGRQWILPENVNNGLSSQFRIRLAPDGAVLEVTLTRSSGDPVLDRSAQTAIYKASPLPVPTDPETFDIFRDISLTVRPENVRG
- the ybgC gene encoding tol-pal system-associated acyl-CoA thioesterase → MSWLDLNRLDIRVYAEDVDHMGIVYHANYLRFFERARTEMIRSAGLSLTTLATYDCHFAIHDVKLRYLLPARLDDLLTVVSRIESKKTCSLVFEQCIYSQDNKLLCDAMVKVVCVDGAMKPRRIPENLFE
- the tolQ gene encoding protein TolQ codes for the protein MGSHASVLGYFMQAGLVVKTVMLILLAASIISWTLILQRAWYFKQKKQECDAFSRRFWASSDLSKLYADIDSNVDSRQGLAAIFHAGFKEYVRSRKLGSILLEPIQRAMQIKHAKEATQLEQHLPFFASVGSIAPYVGLFGTVWGIMTSFQALGHAQQATIAMVAPGISEALVATALGLFTAIPAVIAFNRYSTRANDLLDRYDLFQEELVSLIEQQTAAPVRG